In the genome of Mytilus edulis chromosome 3, xbMytEdul2.2, whole genome shotgun sequence, one region contains:
- the LOC139516288 gene encoding uncharacterized protein, with product MKVFVILCAFAACMFAAGDPVPMDDPPVVDSPVVDPPVVDPPVIDPPVVDPPVVDPPVVDPPVIDPPVVDPPVIDPPVVDPPVIDPPVVDPPVVDPPALGKSDAVVVPDAPAVPVEAPVEATEEVAPVSVEAPEEASEEEDGDSSSEEEEEEEEEEEEEEEGESEESSSEEKKEGDDEDEKESAEEEEEEEEEEEEEEEEIEQEKENETSADNSDAVE from the exons ATGAAGGTTTTCGTAATACTGTGCGCCTTTGCTGCTTGTATGTTTGCCGCCG GAGATCCTGTGCCTATGGATGATCCTCCTGTGGTTGATTCTCCTGTTGTTGATCCTCCTGTGGTTGATCCTCCTGTGATTGATCCCCCTGTGGTTGATCCTCCTGTGGTTGATCCTCCTGTGGTTGATCCTCCTGTGATTGATCCCCCTGTGGTTGATCCTCCTGTGATTGATCCTCCTGTGGTTGATCCTCCTGTGATTGATCCCCCTGTGGTTGATCCTCCTGTGGTTGATCCTCCTGCATTGGGGAAAAGTG ATGCCGTTGTGGTTCCGGACGCGCCAGCAGTACCTGTAGAAGCGCCAGTAGAAGCAACAGAAGAAG TTGCTCCTGTGTCTGTGGAAGCGCCAGAAGAAGCAAGCGAAGAAGAAG ATGGTGACAGCAGCagtgaagaagaagaagaggaagaagaagaagaagaagaagaagaagaaggagaAAGTGAGGAATCATCATCAGAGGAAAAAAAAGAAGGAGATGATGAAGATGAAAAAGAATCGGCAGAAGAGgaggaagaggaagaagaagaggaagaggaagaagaagaggaaATAGAGCAAGAAAAAGAGAATGAAACATCTGCTGATAATAGTGATGCAGTTGAATAA